Below is a genomic region from Catenuloplanes atrovinosus.
GACCACGCGCAGCGCGAACAGCGCGGTGGCCAGGTAGGGCCGCTCCCGGGCGGCGAGCAGCCGGGCCGCGTACAGCTTGTCGTAGTCCATCAGGCCGCACCCGCCCGGCGGGAGAGCGCGACCGTGCCGGCCAGCCGGTCGATCAGCGCGGGCACGTCCCAGTCCGCGCGGCGCAGCGCGGCCAGCGCGGTCGCCGGCACCACCACCAGGTCCGGCGGCCCGGTCTCGGCCGCGCGGGCCAGCACCGCCCAGGCCGCGTCCCACCGGACGCGCGACGGCCGGTCCGCGAGCGCCGCGACCACGCCGTCCAGCACGGCCTGGCGCAGGTCGCCGCGCTCCGGCAGCGGCGCGTGCTCCGGGTCGGCGAGCACCGCCTCCGGGTCCGGCAGGTCGAGCCGGTCCAGCCCCGCCAGCAGTTCCAGTCCCGGTCCGTCGCCGACCGCGCCGCGTACCAGCATGGACAGCACGTCCCGCGAGGTGCCCGCGGCCCGCGCGAAGGCGACCAGCCGCAGCGTCATCTCCCAGCTCCGCGGCGACGGCCACGCGCCGCCGCGCACCTGCTCGGACCCGGGCAGCCGGTGCACCAGCCCCGGCCGCGCGGTGAGGAACGTGCTCAGCGCGCGCCGCGCGTACGCCAACGCCTCCGGCAACCGCTCCGGATCCAGCCTCGGCAGCGTCGCCCGCGGCCAGACACCACCGAGCCCGCGCGCCACCACCTGCGTATCGTGTGTCCACTGGAGATGGACGAACCGGTTCGCCA
It encodes:
- a CDS encoding AAA family ATPase; the protein is MSDGVRLGVADELLGLLKRTETEPRRDDQLDALALAVAADLPVLLWGEPGIGKTAGLMQLAADLGLPLTTVIASVHEPSDFAGLPVVGDDPAVRGVAMAPPDWAVRLVRDGKGLLFLDELSTAPPAVQAALLRVVLERRVGALTLPAGVRIVAAANPRGSAADGWELSPPLANRFVHLQWTHDTQVVARGLGGVWPRATLPRLDPERLPEALAYARRALSTFLTARPGLVHRLPGSEQVRGGAWPSPRSWEMTLRLVAFARAAGTSRDVLSMLVRGAVGDGPGLELLAGLDRLDLPDPEAVLADPEHAPLPERGDLRQAVLDGVVAALADRPSRVRWDAAWAVLARAAETGPPDLVVVPATALAALRRADWDVPALIDRLAGTVALSRRAGAA